The following are encoded in a window of Candidatus Nitrosotalea sinensis genomic DNA:
- a CDS encoding helix-turn-helix transcriptional regulator, with product MAKKEKKSSKKDEEKPVKAKKELKSTKLEDEKLKKKGKAEKNAELTEEELEAIDEKEIENFQIEGLDMEKLKTTVLGLVAKRGDNGMFQSELWKKLKLSSRDGSRLALKLEREHLVKREKILEDGRWTYKLKIAHTPVTTQSIESAPCLICPVESKCTVDGEISPRTCPLIEQWVITELSNKKAKK from the coding sequence ATGGCTAAAAAAGAAAAGAAATCATCTAAAAAAGACGAGGAAAAACCAGTCAAGGCAAAAAAGGAATTAAAATCTACAAAACTTGAAGATGAGAAACTAAAGAAAAAAGGCAAAGCTGAGAAAAATGCCGAGCTAACTGAAGAAGAACTAGAGGCAATTGATGAGAAGGAGATTGAGAATTTCCAAATTGAAGGCCTTGATATGGAGAAGCTCAAGACTACAGTTCTTGGTCTTGTGGCAAAGCGTGGTGATAACGGCATGTTCCAAAGTGAACTGTGGAAGAAACTCAAACTTTCAAGCAGAGATGGCTCTAGACTTGCACTAAAACTTGAGAGAGAGCACCTTGTAAAAAGAGAAAAGATTCTTGAGGATGGCAGATGGACATACAAGCTAAAGATTGCACATACTCCAGTAACAACACAATCAATAGAATCTGCACCATGTTTGATATGTCCTGTCGAGTCCAAGTGTACAGTAGATGGAGAGATTAGCCCTAGAACTTGTCCATTGATTGAACAATGGGTGATAACAGAACTTTCTAACAAGAAGGCAAAGAAATGA
- a CDS encoding RlmE family RNA methyltransferase has protein sequence MKLLDARRDLYRRLAHKEGYRSRAAYKLKELNTSYRIIGPGFFVLDLGCSPGGWTQVAQELAGNKGQVMGIDKSYVEEIPGANIIRGDIEDESVVEQIFEYFGGKINAVICDLSPNVTGVWDVDHSRQISLNYAASKIMDQVLAKKGNALFKVFDGQYSIEFRDYIKKKFAKVQLRKPQASRKSSSELYYVCLGYLGN, from the coding sequence ATGAAACTACTTGATGCAAGGCGTGACTTGTATAGGAGACTGGCCCACAAGGAAGGGTATAGGAGCAGAGCTGCATACAAGCTAAAAGAACTTAATACATCTTATAGAATAATCGGTCCTGGATTTTTTGTCTTGGATCTTGGGTGCTCACCTGGTGGATGGACTCAGGTTGCACAAGAACTTGCTGGAAACAAGGGACAAGTTATGGGAATTGACAAGTCATATGTTGAAGAAATTCCTGGTGCGAATATCATACGGGGTGACATTGAAGATGAATCAGTTGTGGAGCAAATTTTTGAATACTTTGGAGGAAAAATTAATGCTGTAATTTGTGACTTGTCTCCAAATGTAACTGGAGTTTGGGATGTTGATCACAGCAGACAAATTTCTTTGAACTATGCTGCAAGCAAGATAATGGATCAAGTGTTGGCAAAAAAAGGAAATGCCTTGTTCAAGGTCTTTGACGGACAATACTCGATAGAGTTTCGAGATTATATCAAGAAAAAATTTGCCAAGGTTCAGCTAAGAAAACCGCAGGCAAGTAGAAAGTCTAGCAGTGAGCTATACTATGTCTGTCTTGGATATCTAGGGAACTAG